The Kitasatospora setae KM-6054 genome contains a region encoding:
- a CDS encoding chaplin, protein MKAKKIAAVVAATGGLVLAGAGVASAHGGAYADGSAVGSPGVLSGNLIQVPVHVPVNVCGNTISVIGLLNPAFGNACQNV, encoded by the coding sequence ATGAAGGCCAAGAAGATCGCTGCCGTCGTCGCCGCCACCGGTGGCCTGGTGCTCGCGGGCGCCGGCGTCGCCTCGGCGCACGGCGGCGCGTACGCGGACGGTTCCGCGGTCGGCTCCCCGGGCGTGCTCTCCGGCAACCTGATCCAGGTCCCGGTGCACGTCCCGGTGAACGTCTGCGGCAACACGATCAGCGTGATCGGCCTGCTCAACCCCGCGTTCGGCAACGCCTGCCAGAACGTCTGA